One segment of Agrococcus sp. ProA11 DNA contains the following:
- a CDS encoding serine hydrolase domain-containing protein: MSGTQLQAAADAVVRRRADGQAPAAAVLAIAEGDDVHAASAGVADLELGEHASLGHAQDLASVSKVLTTLAVQALASRGELAMESTLGEMLGARAGEHRDATVDDLLRHRGGMRPWWPLYLDPTAVEDPVAAGLALAPAGQPGAARRYSDLGMQALGAVVQAVAGAPFADAVGELVLAPLAITSVTPGAPRDAAPTLTGPDGDAIEQSMVRTGRPYPVDVDDTGFGWRSSPVRRSIADGNAFHAFRGAAGHAGWFGDVDGLLRLAGALAVPAMLGISPRHAQGLRIALDPGQGQGVRHYRVRWRGRDRLLIGHPGFTGAFVGAAAASGPDPALRIALLCNRLHGQPAPTIDHLVDVERLWRSALAEADTILHPTTGGRP, from the coding sequence ATGAGCGGCACCCAGCTGCAGGCTGCGGCGGACGCGGTGGTGCGGCGGCGCGCCGACGGTCAGGCGCCGGCCGCGGCAGTGCTCGCCATCGCCGAGGGCGACGACGTGCATGCCGCTTCCGCAGGCGTCGCCGACCTGGAGCTCGGTGAGCACGCCAGCCTCGGTCACGCGCAGGATCTCGCCTCGGTGAGCAAGGTGCTCACGACGCTCGCCGTGCAGGCGCTCGCAAGCCGAGGAGAACTCGCGATGGAGTCCACGCTCGGCGAGATGCTCGGCGCGCGGGCCGGAGAGCACCGGGACGCGACCGTCGACGACCTGCTGCGCCACCGCGGGGGCATGCGCCCCTGGTGGCCGCTCTACCTCGATCCGACAGCGGTGGAGGACCCGGTCGCCGCCGGACTCGCGCTTGCCCCGGCCGGGCAGCCGGGGGCCGCCCGGCGCTACTCCGACCTCGGCATGCAGGCGCTCGGGGCAGTCGTCCAGGCGGTCGCGGGCGCGCCGTTCGCGGATGCCGTCGGCGAGCTGGTGCTCGCTCCGCTCGCCATCACCTCGGTGACGCCTGGCGCGCCCCGCGATGCAGCACCGACGCTGACCGGACCCGATGGTGACGCGATCGAGCAGTCCATGGTGCGCACGGGCCGGCCTTATCCGGTCGACGTCGACGACACCGGCTTCGGCTGGCGCTCCTCGCCCGTGCGCCGCTCGATTGCGGACGGCAACGCCTTCCACGCCTTCCGCGGCGCTGCCGGGCACGCCGGCTGGTTCGGGGATGTCGACGGGCTGCTCCGCCTTGCCGGCGCGCTCGCCGTCCCTGCGATGCTCGGCATCTCACCTCGGCACGCGCAAGGGCTCCGCATCGCGCTCGACCCGGGACAGGGGCAGGGCGTCCGCCACTATCGCGTGCGCTGGCGCGGGCGCGATCGACTGCTCATCGGCCATCCAGGCTTCACCGGTGCCTTCGTCGGCGCCGCCGCGGCCAGCGGACCGGATCCAGCGCTGCGCATTGCGCTGCTGTGCAATCGGCTCCACGGCCAGCCCGCCCCGACCATCGACCACCTCGTGGACGTGGAGCGCCTCTGGCGATCCGCGCTCGCTGAGGCAGACACCATCCTGCATCCCACCACCGGAGGACGACCGTGA
- a CDS encoding dipeptide epimerase — MAGRISSLRTHRATVPLRRPFTTAVRSTEMLDVLLVAVADEDGRRGWGEVAMSWRVTGEGTTGAAAALEGPLREAVLGLPIDAPQVWARAIQGALARNSAARAALDAALWDLHAQRLGLPLREVLANDSATSVRTDMTIAIGPLEDALADAAAHVDRGFRTLKVKVGTDPAHDDRLVRALRSGPASESALRVDANQGWSADDAIRILRGWEDDGLGIELVEQPTRADDVDALVRVREAVTTPVLADESMWGQRDLRELIRRGAADLVNIKLAKCGGVTAARELAALAAEGGVGVIIGCMLESVVGVSAAAHVAATLPPAVHDLDAAQWLRRSPVEGGARSDADALLLSDDPGLGILGEAA, encoded by the coding sequence ATGGCCGGCCGCATCAGCAGTCTGCGCACGCACCGCGCGACGGTGCCGCTGCGGCGACCGTTCACGACCGCAGTGCGCTCGACCGAGATGCTCGACGTGCTGCTCGTGGCCGTGGCCGATGAGGACGGCCGCCGAGGCTGGGGCGAGGTGGCGATGAGCTGGCGCGTCACGGGGGAGGGCACGACGGGCGCGGCGGCGGCGCTCGAGGGTCCGCTGCGCGAGGCCGTGCTGGGGCTGCCCATCGATGCGCCGCAGGTGTGGGCGCGCGCGATCCAGGGCGCGCTCGCCCGCAACAGCGCAGCCCGCGCCGCGCTCGACGCGGCCCTCTGGGATCTGCATGCGCAGCGGCTCGGGCTCCCGCTGCGCGAGGTGCTCGCGAACGATTCGGCGACGAGCGTGCGCACCGACATGACGATCGCGATCGGTCCGCTGGAGGATGCCCTGGCCGACGCGGCCGCGCACGTCGACCGAGGGTTCCGCACGTTGAAGGTCAAGGTCGGCACGGATCCGGCGCACGACGACAGGCTCGTGCGGGCGCTCCGCAGCGGGCCCGCGTCGGAATCGGCACTGCGCGTCGACGCGAATCAGGGATGGAGCGCGGACGACGCCATCCGGATACTGCGCGGCTGGGAGGACGACGGTCTGGGAATCGAGCTGGTTGAGCAACCGACGCGCGCCGACGACGTCGACGCCCTCGTCAGGGTGCGCGAGGCGGTCACGACGCCCGTGCTCGCGGACGAGTCGATGTGGGGCCAGCGCGACCTGCGAGAGCTGATCCGACGCGGCGCGGCAGATCTGGTCAACATCAAGCTGGCCAAGTGCGGCGGCGTCACAGCCGCACGCGAGCTGGCCGCTCTCGCGGCCGAGGGCGGCGTGGGCGTGATCATCGGCTGCATGCTCGAGTCGGTCGTGGGCGTGAGCGCGGCGGCGCACGTCGCGGCAACGCTGCCGCCCGCGGTGCACGACCTGGACGCCGCGCAGTGGCTGCGCCGCTCACCGGTCGAAGGGGGCGCACGCAGCGACGCGGATGCGCTCCTGCTCTCTGACGATCCTGGGCTGGGCATCCTCGGGGAGGCCGCATGA